The genomic region AGGAACAATTATTGTTGTTTTCGGAGGTCATCCTTcaattagttatatttcatacattaaaaacaattgttttaaaaaatctgctttaattttaatggaAGATTCTTACACACCCATATTGTAAATGAGTTATGAAAATACATGAAATTCTAAACACATAATAATGCTATATACCACAGATattataaaacaaaataaacatAACAATCaagtatttatatttacacaaaattaatgataaaagcagaaaattagttatttatttccCCATATGTTGAATGAAAGATGTTAATGAAATATAActcttttattatactatttgaatattaattaagtttagaaataatttaagtcattttatttaaatgtgtaaataaacTTCTATATATTAAGGCCTTAAATGTTGTTTATCAGTAAGATTCTGAGAAGGAATGTTGTGCCAACCAAAATCAATCAAAATGCAGTTGAAAATCAAAATAAGTTTGGAAGTAAGTGGTTTAAATCACGAGGATGGTCTAGAGATCCACTATGTACACTAGATAATATACCTCAATTCCAAGACGAACATCTCAATCATACCATAGACTCATGTGTCGATCTAGATAGGAAAATCATCAAACAAATCATATCCTTAAGAAACAACAAGGATGAAAGCTTTGAAACTTTATCTGATAATATCTATAATGACGATAATCACATAGATAGTCATTATAAGTCCTGCTTAAATGAATCATCATCACCCACTTATCGTTTGGGACAAGATTATCTTGATATTCTATTCAATCACAGAATATCTCAAAATCCTTCCAAACAACTCAGTGACAAAATCAATCACATTCTCGAATACACATCAAACTACAATCATCTATCAAGTGTACACTTGCCACTTAAGATAcattctaataataaaaacaagGAGTTAAATATTGACAAAATTGATAGTCCAAATGATCATGATATATCGCAATTTTCTGattattttcatcttcGACAGTTTTCTTCACtttttcataaatattttacgCATTCAATTAAAGTATATGGGCGTAATTctgattattttttaaaccacattttatcaaattcagTCTCTCCAATGTCATTAAATGATGTTTCACATAGTTTTTTATTGGATTCTAACGGTGTCGTTATTGATACATGTCTACTGGTGAAACTAGATGGGTTTTACCTATTGATTGTCAACGGAAATAAGAAAAACGTCTTGCTAGATTATATTAGTGCATATGCAGTTCACCTTAAGGGTATAGGAATGGACATTTCAGTAAATCCGCTAGAAAATCAGACCGTTGTTGTCTTGTACGGACCAAAATCATACAATGTCTTGAGTAAACTATTGTCTGAAAAATCTCAAGAAATCTCAATTTATGAGCCTGACGGATCACTTGAGAAGCCTACTTCACAATATCTACGTTACTTTATGAAAAGtttttacataaattttaaagattACCCAGAAAGGATTGTATGCTATAGGGTCCTGGACGTTGAAGACGGTTTCGAGTTTGTTATACCCAACGAATACCGTAGTGAATTTGAAGAGtaagtttatttttataaataaattgtagATTGTTATTGTCAATTGAATCAGTGAAGACCATTGGATTTGAGACTTACGATATAGCAAGACTGGAAAGTGGTATAATCAGACCCGATTTGGACCTAACCCCGGAGTCTACACCCATGCATTGCTCTCTCATGTGGAACTTagatattaataaaatcagaAAAAGAATAGTTTTTGGCCATAAACACCTCGGCCGCGCTATGGTTGATGGAGTTTCAAAAGTGTACGTGTGCTcatttaacttaattttagGCGTGTCGGCTTGATATctaataaaatgataacACCGTCCTGCACAATTTTAACCAGCTCTACTAGGATGCCCATAGGTAAAATTACCTCCTCTGCGTTCAGTCCAGCACTGGGAATGTACATTGCGCACTGTTACGTCAATTGTGATTATGCAAAACATGATTTggtatttaaaaatatattacataaCATTTTAGCCAGTTGTAATCAGCATACCGCGACAGCCTGACGATTCAGTTTCAAAGtctaaatataaaaaatactaCAGGACCGGAATTCTGAAAAGTTTCTGTAGAGGGACTATAGTAAGGCTACCATTTCTAAAGTCTAGATATCAAGTAAAAGATCAGGAGAAAAGGCTTAGAAATAATTCTCTTgtattgaataaaaaggCTGAAGAATCTTGTGTTTCAAAAGAGATAATTAAGGAAGAATCAAGAGAAGCGCGAAAGACTAGGAAACAGATTTGGAAGGATGTTATAAGAAATCACAGGAAAAAGCTCAATAAAACATTGGAAATGGCATGTAACAAATGGgaagaaattaatgaaGAGTCTGTAAATAATGAGTTTGAGGAAAAAGAAGGAACACAcgaatttaaaataaccGAAAGGATTAACATAATTCCTGAAGCCAAGATTGATTTAAAAGACGTATTGGAATATTACAAAGCTAGACATGATGTTGAGGTTACACATCGTCATAGAAGATACAGACCTATTCAGTAcacaataaattaatatttaacagTTTGTACACTGATAGATTCCATGTATATTCTCATAAATGTAAGTTACacaattataaaaaaacaatttcccatgtaatataatctacatcttttattttaaaagaaCACACTCTAATTCAGTTGTAATTTTTGACTCTTTTATGTGTTATTGAAAATTCTTGTAGTGCATCTAGAATCCAACTTGAACAACCTAATcacatataattttattcagctattttataaatgtgtataatatttgtcaattaattttataaatactTAAACAATATGACGATTTTAAATAACTTTTGtatcataatttttatattattagtcCGTAGATTCCGGCATTCTTTGTATATACTTCCTTCCttcttttattttgtaaatcACTGCGAATCAACTTCAGTCACGTTAGGTATCGATTGGGGAGAAGAATTCGTTGAAGCTTCCATCGCCTTCAGAGGCCACAGACCTGATATTCTACTCACAGGAACAGGGAGCAGGAAATTTGAAAACGCAGTTTATTTGCTAGGAGATACGAGATTATTCGATAAGGAAGCGTCCTCATTCTCAGTAAAGGACCCAACCAAAACCTTACAGAAATCAGCACACCTCCTAGGAGTTCCATTCACCTCTAACTCAAAATGGAGCAGAATATCAACATTAAAAGCATCAGAGGTTGCGGAAACCCtcaaaaaaaataatgtacCATTCCATTGGGATTATACGCCGTACGAGTTCGGCGTTTCTAAGGACGGACAACTACACCTCAAGGTACTGAAGGACTCAATGGTCGGCCTCGAAGAAGCAACCGGACACTTCTTTAATCACCTGAAATACGTAGCCCTCGAGAAGCTCCTGTCCTTGAAGGCAATAGATTCCTTTGATTCCAACGTGGAGATGTTGGCGGTGATCTCAATCCCCTGCAACTACACCCAGAACCAAAGGAAGGCGCTGGTTTTCGCAGCAGAAAGCGCCGGCTTGAAAGTAGTGGACCTAGTCCACGGCATATCAGCAGCAGCCTGGTTCCATACACTGGAAATGTCGCCAGGAACCAGGAAAATAATGTACTACGACCTGGGAAGTTATGGAGCCAACGTGGGGGTTGTGGAAGCCAAAGTACCGCCACGAAAGTCCAAGGAAATACCTCATATAAGAACTCTTTCATGCGTTACATATCCAGGAATTGGAGGAAGACAACATGATTTACTGCTTGCAGAGTATTTGAGGAACAAATTTGAAACTGAAAACGATCTGAAGTTGATGCCAGGAAACCCAAAATCCTTACAAAAACTGCTAAAGAACTCAAACAAGGCCAAAATGAAGTTATCGCTATCAAATTCCGCTTCAGTTGAAGTGGACAACTTGGTGAAGAACAAACACCTCAACGTTAAGGTGACGAGGTCGGAGTTCGACAAATTATTGGAGCCAGTCCTCAAAGAGTTACACGTGCCAATTAACATGGCCTTGGAGAAGGcaaatttgaaatttagTGATTTGGATAGTGTTGAGATGCTGGGAGGAGCTTGGAGAGTACCCTCAGTTACAGCCAAGTTATCGGAAATTGTAAACCCACTACGGTTAGGATTTCATTTAAACGCAGAGGAATCGATAGCAATGGGCTGCGGTTATCTCGCAGCAGCCCACAACCCATTTTTCAGAATGAAAAAAATAGAACTTTTTGACAATGCAGTTTATGAATACGTTTTACATGTCAAAGGACCAGATTTGGACAAAAGGGTCACTTTGTACAAGCCAATTGACAGAATTAATAACGCCAAAAAAGTAAAAGTTAACACTGTTAACAATTTCAATGTAACGATTTACGAGACTTCAGACCCCAATGATCCTTCTAGTGAAGTGAAGGTTTTAGATTACAAAATAAAGGGGGTTGACGATTTACTCTCAAAACACAAGAATGATATGCTGGCTCAGGTGACCCTGTCATTTAAAACAGAAAATGGCCTGATTAGTCTCAACAAAGTGTTTGCAAAGCCAGTTAAAAAAGCTCCAGAAACTCCAAAAACTGAAACCTCAAAATCTGATACTGATCCAAGTCATGAAGAGGCTTCTGGTCCCGAATCCAAAACCGAGTCTGAAACTAAAACTTCTGACGGTACAGATAGTGGTTATGAATCTGATGGTTCTCAAGAGACTTCTGAACCAGAAAAACCTCAAGATAAATCTTTAGATGATGAACCTGAATCTGCTAAAAAGCCAGATGAGGCATCTAAAACCACCGAAGGTGAAACATCTGTTGGTGAATTTGCCAAAGATACTGACAAAAATCTAGATTTAAAACCGAGTTCAGAGCCAGGTTCTGAAGACACAGATTTGAAGGATAAGGACCAAGAAACCCCTGAATCTCAAACAAAAGTTTCTTCAGAAACCACACCTGGGACAGGAGATCTCAATGATGATAAGTCAACCGATCAGAAGGATGAGAATAAATTGGATGATCAAAAAGATAAATCAACAACAGATCAAGAGGATAAATCAGCAACAGAACAAAAAGATAAAACTAGTGAACAGAAGGATAAAATGAGTGAACAGAAGGATAAAACCACTAAAGAACCAACTGATGATCATgtaaatttagaatttgTGGACAACACAGTTAATGTATACCATGATAAAAAACTAAATGAGAGTAAGAATAACATACAGTTATTGGTAAACAAGGACAAGGCTACAATTGAGCGCAGCCAATTAAAAAACCGACTTGAATCAACACTATACAAGTACAAGGGTGTTTTGAAGTCAGACGACTTCAAGTCTGCATGTAAACCAAATGAAGAAGAGACTTTGTCAGAAAAGGTCAAGTCCCTTCTTGAATGGTTCGATGAAAACTCTTACTCAGCTACATCCGAGGTATTGAATAAACATTTGGATGAACTTAATAACTTGGGTAATCCCATTTACACCAGGATGAATAATAACCTTAATCGGGAATCTGTGGTTAAGTTTGGagatgataattttaatgaattacaCGAAAGGCTCAACAAACTACTCGAGGAGAAACCCT from Theileria annulata chromosome 1, complete sequence, *** SEQUENCING IN PROGRESS *** harbors:
- a CDS encoding glycine cleavage complex t-protein, putative, producing MLFISKILRRNVVPTKINQNAVENQNKFGSKWFKSRGWSRDPLCTLDNIPQFQDEHLNHTIDSCVDLDRKIIKQIISLRNNKDESFETLSDNIYNDDNHIDSHYKSCLNESSSPTYRLGQDYLDILFNHRISQNPSKQLSDKINHILEYTSNYNHLSSVHLPLKIHSNNKNKELNIDKIDSPNDHDISQFSDYFHLRQFSSLFHKYFTHSIKVYGLSPMSLNDVSHSFLLDSNGVVIDTCLLVKLDGFYLLIVNGNKKNVLLDYISAYAVHLKGIGMDISVNPLENQTVVVLYGPKSYNVLSKLLSEKSQEISIYEPDGSLEKPTSQYLRYFMKKRIVCYRVLDVEDGFEFVIPNEYRSEFEELLLSIESVKTIGFETYDIARLESGIIRPDLDLTPESTPMHCSLMWNLDINKIRKRIVFGHKHLGRAMVDGVSKVRVGLISNKMITPSCTILTSSTRMPIGKITSSAFSPALGMYIAHCYVNCDYAKHDLPVVISIPRQPDDSVSKSKYKKYYRTGILKSFCRGTIVRLPFLKSRYQVKDQEKRLRNNSLVLNKKAEESCVSKEIIKEESREARKTRKQIWKDVIRNHRKKLNKTLEMACNKWEEINEESVNNEFEEKEGTHEFKITERINIIPEAKIDLKDVLEYYKARHDVEVTHRHRRYRPIQYTIN
- a CDS encoding HSP70 chaperone, putative (Signal peptide predicted for TA20640 by SignalP 2.0 HMM (Signal peptide probability 0.621, signal anchor probability 0.018) with cleavage site probability 0.310 between residues 18 and 19), whose protein sequence is MTILNNFCIIIFILLVRRFRHSLYILPSFFYFVNHCESTSVTLGIDWGEEFVEASIAFRGHRPDILLTGTGSRKFENAVYLLGDTRLFDKEASSFSVKDPTKTLQKSAHLLGVPFTSNSKWSRISTLKASEVAETLKKNNVPFHWDYTPYEFGVSKDGQLHLKVLKDSMVGLEEATGHFFNHLKYVALEKLLSLKAIDSFDSNVEMLAVISIPCNYTQNQRKALVFAAESAGLKVVDLVHGISAAAWFHTLEMSPGTRKIMYYDLGSYGANVGVVEAKVPPRKSKEIPHIRTLSCVTYPGIGGRQHDLLLAEYLRNKFETENDLKLMPGNPKSLQKLLKNSNKAKMKLSLSNSASVEVDNLVKNKHLNVKVTRSEFDKLLEPVLKELHVPINMALEKANLKFSDLDSVEMLGGAWRVPSVTAKLSEIVNPLRLGFHLNAEESIAMGCGYLAAAHNPFFRMKKIELFDNAVYEYVLHVKGPDLDKRVTLYKPIDRINNAKKVKVNTVNNFNVTIYETSDPNDPSSEVKVLDYKIKGVDDLLSKHKNDMLAQVTLSFKTENGLISLNKVFAKPVKKAPETPKTETSKSDTDPSHEEASGPESKTESETKTSDGTDSGYESDGSQETSEPEKPQDKSLDDEPESAKKPDEASKTTEGETSVGEFAKDTDKNLDLKPSSEPGSEDTDLKDKDQETPESQTKVSSETTPGTGDLNDDKSTDQKDENKLDDQKDKSTTDQEDKSATEQKDKTSEQKDKMSEQKDKTTKEPTDDHVNLEFVDNTVNVYHDKKLNESKNNIQLLVNKDKATIERSQLKNRLESTLYKYKGVLKSDDFKSACKPNEEETLSEKVKSLLEWFDENSYSATSEVLNKHLDELNNLGNPIYTRMNNNLNRESVVKFGDDNFNELHERLNKLLEEKPFLKDQNASLDLFNNNFSWWDQVKKDQASLPLHEDGLFDLPMIKTKLDICRLVLRNLESIPPPVEPKETSDETSPQPDSTTAQPDTPGESTPEPSEPTQTPSTDTKEVPDAVYSQPEIETEKHSEL